From a single Kitasatospora azatica KCTC 9699 genomic region:
- a CDS encoding MarC family protein, translated as MGFFDGTTFGSLFVTLFVIMDPPGTIPIFLALTSGRAGRVQRKMAWQAAAVALGVITTFGLFGRQILDYLHVSIPALQVSGGILLLLIALDLLTGKIEEPTQTKDVNVALVPLGTPLLAGPGAIVAVILAVQKAHGSGQELAVWTAIVAMHGVLWLTMRFSLVIIRIIKEGGVVLITRLSGLLLSAIAVQLVASGVYGFIHTYK; from the coding sequence ATGGGCTTCTTCGACGGGACGACCTTCGGCTCGCTCTTCGTCACCCTCTTCGTGATCATGGACCCGCCGGGCACCATCCCGATCTTCCTGGCCCTCACCTCCGGGCGAGCCGGCCGGGTGCAGCGCAAGATGGCCTGGCAGGCGGCCGCGGTGGCACTCGGGGTGATCACCACCTTCGGCCTGTTCGGTCGGCAGATCCTCGACTACCTGCACGTCTCCATCCCGGCCCTGCAGGTCTCGGGCGGCATCCTGCTGCTGCTGATCGCGCTCGACCTGCTCACCGGCAAGATCGAGGAGCCGACCCAGACCAAGGACGTCAATGTCGCCCTGGTCCCGCTCGGCACCCCGCTGCTGGCCGGCCCGGGCGCGATCGTCGCGGTGATCCTCGCCGTGCAGAAGGCCCACGGCAGCGGCCAGGAACTGGCGGTGTGGACCGCGATCGTGGCCATGCACGGGGTGCTCTGGCTGACCATGCGGTTCTCGCTGGTGATCATCCGGATCATCAAGGAGGGCGGCGTGGTGCTGATCACCCGGCTCTCCGGTCTCCTGCTCTCGGCGATCGCGGTGCAGCTGGTGGCGAGCGGCGTCTACGGCTTCATCCACACCTACAAGTAG
- a CDS encoding PHP domain-containing protein, with the protein MRIDLHAHSNASDGTDSPAELVAAAVAAGLDVVALTDHDTVAGYEEATAAVRDLPAGSALTLIPGAELSCRVDGISMHLLAYLFDPAEPAFAAERELVRTDRFRRGQAVVERCRALGAPISWEQVQRIAGSGSVGRPHIASALVEAGVVTTVSEAFTLDWLANGGRADVPKHETDPAEAVRLVRAAGGVPVFAHPGAEKRGRTVSEQVIADLAAAGLGGLEVDHVDHDEAARTRLRGLAGELGLFCTGSSDYHGSRKTVALGAFTTAPQAYEALLSQATGAKPIS; encoded by the coding sequence GTGCGCATCGACCTGCACGCCCACAGCAACGCCTCCGACGGGACCGACAGCCCGGCCGAGCTGGTGGCCGCGGCAGTCGCGGCCGGACTCGACGTGGTGGCGCTGACCGACCACGACACCGTCGCCGGCTACGAGGAGGCGACCGCCGCGGTCCGGGATCTGCCGGCCGGCAGCGCGCTGACCCTGATCCCGGGTGCCGAGCTGTCCTGCCGGGTGGACGGCATCAGCATGCACCTGCTGGCCTATCTCTTCGATCCGGCGGAACCGGCCTTCGCCGCGGAGCGCGAGCTGGTCCGCACCGACCGGTTCCGGCGCGGGCAGGCCGTGGTCGAGCGCTGCCGGGCACTGGGCGCGCCGATCAGCTGGGAGCAGGTGCAGCGGATCGCCGGTTCCGGCTCGGTGGGGCGGCCGCACATCGCCAGCGCGCTGGTCGAGGCGGGCGTGGTGACCACGGTCTCGGAGGCCTTCACCCTCGACTGGCTGGCCAACGGCGGCCGGGCCGACGTGCCCAAGCACGAGACCGACCCGGCCGAGGCGGTCCGACTGGTCCGGGCGGCCGGCGGTGTGCCGGTCTTCGCCCACCCGGGCGCGGAGAAGCGCGGACGCACCGTCTCCGAGCAGGTGATCGCCGATCTGGCGGCGGCCGGCCTCGGCGGTCTCGAGGTGGACCACGTGGACCACGACGAGGCGGCCCGGACGCGGCTGCGCGGACTCGCGGGCGAGCTCGGGCTGTTCTGCACCGGCTCCAGCGACTACCACGGCTCGCGCAAGACGGTCGCGCTCGGCGCGTTCACCACCGCGCCGCAGGCCTACGAGGCGCTGCTGTCCCAGGCGACCGGCGCCAAGCCGATCAGCTGA
- a CDS encoding DUF6758 family protein, which translates to MRGEPSCPRCAGRVRAPGLFSDTWQCDKHGAVHPVQPVLPPSVEALGAAVTRSEVPVWLPWPLPVSWLYTGIAHAGDDLSGSRATAVACSGPAPLGGFGELVLVAEELGVGLGARYAGLPGPDPGEAISLDKPVGAKLMAAGRPTPMWHVQGAPSDRAVYVGEARGIWLWAIAWPEQSALVMYDELVLTDLRDAGAELDLLPCGALSPRLLG; encoded by the coding sequence ATGAGGGGCGAGCCAAGTTGCCCGAGGTGCGCCGGTCGGGTGCGTGCCCCCGGTCTCTTCTCCGACACCTGGCAGTGTGACAAGCACGGAGCCGTGCACCCGGTACAACCCGTACTGCCGCCCAGTGTGGAGGCCCTGGGCGCGGCGGTGACGAGGTCCGAGGTGCCCGTCTGGCTTCCGTGGCCGCTCCCGGTCAGCTGGCTGTACACCGGCATCGCCCACGCGGGTGACGATCTGTCGGGTTCCCGCGCCACCGCCGTGGCCTGCTCGGGCCCGGCCCCGCTCGGCGGTTTCGGCGAGCTGGTGCTGGTCGCCGAGGAGCTCGGGGTCGGCCTCGGCGCCCGCTACGCCGGGCTCCCCGGTCCCGATCCGGGTGAGGCCATCTCGCTGGACAAGCCGGTCGGCGCCAAGCTGATGGCGGCCGGCCGCCCGACGCCGATGTGGCACGTCCAGGGCGCGCCCAGTGACCGTGCGGTCTACGTCGGCGAGGCGCGCGGCATCTGGCTCTGGGCGATCGCCTGGCCCGAGCAGTCCGCTCTGGTGATGTACGACGAGCTGGTGCTGACCGACCTGCGCGACGCCGGCGCCGAGCTGGACCTGCTGCCCTGCGGAGCGCTCTCCCCGCGCCTGCTGGGCTGA